The genomic region GGGGGAATCGCAGATCTTTGCGTCGAAGTATATGCTTTGTCTGCCAAAGGAGGAGGAGCTTGCACAACTCATGGCAGAGTGGGTCGTGCGGGAGGAGGAGATGCGTTATGAGCGAAGATGAGGGGGTATTTCGTCCCTCCCTGGATCTTGAGTGGACCGAATGGACCGCATTCCAGAACGCACGTCCCCGCCGGTCGAAACTGCCGAAAGGCGGCGGGTTCATTCGGATCCGCCCGATAGATACCGATCTGATCATATCCCTCACGCTCGCGAACTCGGCGCTGGTCAATACGTTCGGCGTGATTATCCAGTATCGGCAGAACGAGTACGTCGAGGCAGGTCCACCGCTGATGAAGCAGAATCCGGCGGCGTGTTTGTGGACCATGCGGAATGCGGCCGGCGTGGAGTTTGAGTATTCCTGTTCGGCGTCTTCCTACGAAGGTTACACGAAGAAGGCGGCGGCGAAGCTCCGAAGAGGACATCTTGCCGCCCTTCTCTGGGAATACCGGGTGAAGAACGGCCGCTCGCCGCTGTGTAATTTTATCGAGATGGAGCCGGATCTGGTTCTCGCAGGGATGCGGAAAAATATTTCTTCTCCTGTTTTGCGGCTCGAAGGTGAGCCGGCGGATCGGGACTGGATGGGGCTTGACTGGTGCGAGCCGTTTCCGGTTGGCGAAGAGCGGTTCAGGTACGGGGATGCGGGTTTGATCAAGGTTATTCTGGACGGGGAGGTGACGCATATTTCGGAGAGGCAGCATCTTTTCGGGACCCTGGTTCCAAATGCCCTGGAGTGGTATGGGGAAGGAGCGATGATCTCGGTGGCTCTGCGTGATCCGGATATGCCGAGGTATCAGGCAGCGGAGATGTTGAGCGATCTTATGGGTGGGTATTATGCGGCGAAGGGCGTAGTTCCGGAAACGCAGCTTCGGGGGATGTCGGGTCAACATGCACGCAAGCCGGCGGCATCCCGGGGATATGTGACGTGTTTGGAGGAGGTTCGTCCGAGATGCGAGTTCGGGTGGGAGGGGTATTGAGCGGTGGGATATCTCATGCTTCCGCACCCTGCCCTCTTCTTTTCATCAGTTATTCCCACCGATTCAAGCGAGGGTCGACGTCGGAGGCCTCACCGCAATTTTAATTCGGAGAGGACGGCAGAGAAGGTATCTAGACGTGATTCCGTTGGGTGTGGAAAATATTTATGGTGTGGGTATTTTTGCGTAGGCTATATGCTGAGTTTATTATTGGATGTCTTTTGGACAGGTATTTAGAAAATAATGGGAAATCATATAATGAGATCCCTGGCAATCTCAAAAATGATAAAAATATATATAGAGAAGATAGAATTAACTAATATGTCTAGTGAGGTTTTGGGATGAGTAATTATAATGGAATAAAATATAAGAATAATTTTATTAAAAAAGTAATTTGTCGAGTGGATTTTGTTGAAACATTGTCAAATGAGAGCATTTCCGATCAAAAACTTGATCTATCTATCAAAGAATCATACCAATATAAAAAAATGGATCAACGTGTCCGAGTTAATTTAATTGATATAATGAATGATAATCCTGGAGAGGAATTGGCTATTAAGAATCATTCTCAAGAAGGTCTTCAAAAGACCTATCTCGATGAAGATGGAAATAAGTTGATATTATCTAATACATTTTTCGTTGTAGAATGTACTCATTATGGGACTTTCGAGTCATATGTTGCCTCTTTTAAGGCATTTCTTAATGAATTATTTCTCAAAAATAATATTAATACAATGAGAATTGGGTTAAGATATGTTAATATTTTAGATGCAAACACAATAAAAATACAAAAAAATTTCTTTGTCTCTCCTATTTCGGGTGCGGCCCAACGTAACGCATTCGAAAAATCAGACCTAGTTAAGCTGGTGCGTTCCATTCAAACAACTGAGTATGTATATGGAGATTTAAGGTTAAATTTCCGGTACGGATTCATTAATGAAAATTATCCTGCACCCATTTCTAAAAATGACTTTGTATTGGATTT from Methanocorpusculum sp. harbors:
- a CDS encoding TIGR04255 family protein; translated protein: MSNYNGIKYKNNFIKKVICRVDFVETLSNESISDQKLDLSIKESYQYKKMDQRVRVNLIDIMNDNPGEELAIKNHSQEGLQKTYLDEDGNKLILSNTFFVVECTHYGTFESYVASFKAFLNELFLKNNINTMRIGLRYVNILDANTIKIQKNFFVSPISGAAQRNAFEKSDLVKLVRSIQTTEYVYGDLRLNFRYGFINENYPAPISKNDFVLDFDCFSPESMNTADDIITTLTNCHKIIQELFETSITDKLRLEMNNGKTK